Within the Tessaracoccus flavescens genome, the region ACTGGCTCGGAAAGGTCGGCATCGCAGAGCCCGAGCGGATCGCGGACTCCTATCCGCACGAGCTCTCCGGCGGGCAGCGCCAGCGCGCGTTGATCGCCATGGCGTTGGCCAACCACCCCGAGCTCGTCCTGTGCGACGAGCCGACGACGGCCCTCGACGTGCTCGTACAGCGCCAGATCCTAAACCTCCTCGCCGACCAGTTGCGCGACAGGGCGACGGTGTTCGTCTCACACGACCTCGCCGTCGTGCGCGAGGTGTGCCCCAGGGTCGCCGTCATGCTGGACGGGCGGATCGTGGAGGAGGGCGACATCGAGCAGATCATCGCCGACCCCAGGCATCCCTACACCCAGGGACTGATCGCCTCCGCCCGGATCGACCGGGTCGCACCGGGCGAACCGCTGCCAAGCGTCGCGGACTACTACCGGGAGGACGGATGAGCCTGGTCTCCATGAGCGGAGCCACCGCCTCCTACCGCAGGTCGGGGCAGGAGTTCGTCGCGCTGCGCGACGTGGACCTCGAGATCGAGCCGGGGGAGCGGATCGGCATCGTCGGCGGCTCGGGTTCCGGGAAGACGACCCTCGCCCGGCTGATGCTCGGCCTGTTGCGACCCTCCGCGGGCACCGTGAGGTTCCAGGACCGCTCCATCGTCGGCCTCCCCGAGCGGAGGCTCGGCTGGCTGCGCGCGTCCGCGTCGATGGTCTTCCAGGACCCGAACTCCAGCCTCAACCCCCGGATGACGCTGCGCGAGATCATCGCGGAACCGCTCCGGGCGCGGGTGCTGCGCAACCGGGAGGGCATCCCGGCGCCGACGCCGGAGGTCCTTGCGGACGCGATGCGGGGCGTCGGCCTCGACCCCGACCTGCTGGACAGATACCCGCACCAACTCTCGGGAGGCCAGCGGCAGCGAACGGCCATCGCCCGCGCCCTGATCAACGACCCGGCCCTTCTCGTGGCCGACGAGCCCGTCTCGGCCCTCGACGTCTCCGTCCGGGCCCAGGTGCTCAACCTGCTCACCGCCGAGGCGCGGGAGCGCAACCTCGCCCTCGTACTCGTCTCGCACGACCTCGCGGTCGTCCGGCACCTGTGCCAGCGGGTCGTGGTGATCGAGAAGGGTGTGATCGTCGAGCGCGGCCCGGTCGACGAGGTGCTCAACGCCCCGCAGCACCCCTACACCCGGGCCCTCGTCGACGCGACCCTCAGCCTCTGATCCTGCGCGGGCGGTCCCTGGCGGCGCTGAGGGTGTGCATCCGTAGGGGAGTAGCAAGTGGTTGCATCCTGCTCGGCTGTCTTCTGAGGTTCCCCGTCTACTCCCATCCGTGGACGACGACCTTGCCGACCGTGCGCCCGCTCTCGACCAACCCGTGGGCCTCGCGCAGTGTGGCCGAGGAGATCGGCGCAAGCGTCGTCGTGACCGTCGCAGTGATGCGGCCCTCATCCACCAGATCGGCGACGACGTTGAGGAGCCGGTGCTGCTCGATCATGTCGGGGGTCTTGTGGAGTGGGCGGGTGAACATGAATTCCCAGTGCCAGGCGATGCTCTTGCCCTTGAGCGGGGACACGTCGCGGGGGCCGTCGTCGATGGCGACGATGTGTCCGAAAGGGCGCACGATCCGCGCATAGGTCTCGACCTGCCCCTCTGAATGCGCCGTGAACAGCCAGTCCAAGCCGTCCGGGGCGATGGCGGGCACCTGTGCGGTCAGGTCCTCGTGATGATTCACGACGTACTCCGCTCCGAGGCTCCGCACCCAGGCGGTGCGTTCATCGTCGGAGGCTGTGGCGATCACGGTGACGTTCGGCAGCAGTGCTTCGGCCAGTTGCACCATGATCGACCCGACGCCGCCGGTCGCGCCGACCACCAACAGCGTTCCGGTGGAGTCCTCGGTGAGGGCGAGTCGGTCGAACAGGGTTTCCCAGGCGGTGATCGCGGTCAGCGGCAGCGCGGCGGCGTCTGCGAACGACAGCGCCTGCGGCTTGCGCCCGGTGATCCGTTCGTCCACGACATGCAGGCGTTGATTCGTGCCTGGGCGGTCGATGCTCCCGGCGTAGAACACCTCGTCACCTGGAGCGAACAGTGTCACCGCCGAGCCGACCTCGCGCACCGTGCCTGCGGCGTCGAAGCCGAGCACCCTGAATCCGTCAGCAGGAGCGCTTGCCCGCAGCTTCACATCGACGGGGTTGACCGATACCGCTTCGACCTCGACCAACAGGTCATGCGGCGCGAGTTCGGGTAGCTCGACCTCGCGGGCGGTCAACGCCCCGGTGTCGGTGGCGGGGAGGTTCTTCTCGTATCCGATGGCAGTCGTAGTCGTCATGTCACCATGGTTGCCCAACCGTACTGGTTACCGTCAAGGCCCCCTGGACCTATCGGATACCGTGACGGCGTGAGTGAAGTCAGTGACGAGTGCGGCCGCAACGACGTGTACGCAGCCATGTGCCCGTGCCGCGACATGCTCGACCTGCCCGCGAACAAGTGGAGCGCCCTGGCCATCGGCGCACTGGAAGCCGGGTCGCAACGCGACGGGCAGCTCAAACGACGCCTGGACGGGATCAGCCCCAAGGTGTTATCCACAGACGCTCATACGTCTCGAAGCCCACGGGCTGATCACCCGCAGCGTCTATCCAGAGTTTCCTGCCCGCGTGGAGTACGAAACTCACCGATCTCGGGCAGAGCGCCGCCGCACCGTTGAAACAGCTGCGTGACTGGGTCGAGCACAACGTCGGAGCCGACGGGTCACGAGGCGCCTTCCTCGCGGCCAGCGGCGCGTCCTTCCGGCACGGCATGACGACGCCCCTGGCCCTCAGGCCAGGGGGCGTCGACGACTCATCAGAGGACGCGGACCCGGATCGTCTCGTCGAGATCCTGCAGCTGGGCGAGCAGGCCCTCGTACCCGTCGCCGCTCACATCGGTGATCGCATATCCCTGATGCCCCTTCGTGGCGAGCGTCTGGGAGCCGATGTTC harbors:
- a CDS encoding ABC transporter ATP-binding protein, which translates into the protein MSLLEVSDLTVRFGRSGTLAVDSISFSVDSEERLGIIGQSGSGKSVTALAIMGLLPEHAQVTGSIRFNGRELVGLPERDYRRLRGDEISMIFQEPMTALDPTMRVGRQLGEVVALHHEEHRGSIRGEVLDWLGKVGIAEPERIADSYPHELSGGQRQRALIAMALANHPELVLCDEPTTALDVLVQRQILNLLADQLRDRATVFVSHDLAVVREVCPRVAVMLDGRIVEEGDIEQIIADPRHPYTQGLIASARIDRVAPGEPLPSVADYYREDG
- a CDS encoding ABC transporter ATP-binding protein, producing the protein MSGATASYRRSGQEFVALRDVDLEIEPGERIGIVGGSGSGKTTLARLMLGLLRPSAGTVRFQDRSIVGLPERRLGWLRASASMVFQDPNSSLNPRMTLREIIAEPLRARVLRNREGIPAPTPEVLADAMRGVGLDPDLLDRYPHQLSGGQRQRTAIARALINDPALLVADEPVSALDVSVRAQVLNLLTAEARERNLALVLVSHDLAVVRHLCQRVVVIEKGVIVERGPVDEVLNAPQHPYTRALVDATLSL
- a CDS encoding zinc-binding alcohol dehydrogenase family protein; amino-acid sequence: MTTTTAIGYEKNLPATDTGALTAREVELPELAPHDLLVEVEAVSVNPVDVKLRASAPADGFRVLGFDAAGTVREVGSAVTLFAPGDEVFYAGSIDRPGTNQRLHVVDERITGRKPQALSFADAAALPLTAITAWETLFDRLALTEDSTGTLLVVGATGGVGSIMVQLAEALLPNVTVIATASDDERTAWVRSLGAEYVVNHHEDLTAQVPAIAPDGLDWLFTAHSEGQVETYARIVRPFGHIVAIDDGPRDVSPLKGKSIAWHWEFMFTRPLHKTPDMIEQHRLLNVVADLVDEGRITATVTTTLAPISSATLREAHGLVESGRTVGKVVVHGWE
- a CDS encoding winged helix-turn-helix transcriptional regulator, translating into MTSAAATTCTQPCARAATCSTCPRTSGAPWPSAHWKPGRNATGSSNDAWTGSAPRCYPQTLIRLEAHGLITRSVYPEFPARVEYETHRSRAERRRTVETAA